ACACCGAGATCCGTCAGACTCCGGGCGCCATCGGCCATCGCCGTGGTACGGAAATCCAGTTGCCGCTTGAGCCGCGCGTTCGGCACGATCGTGAGCCCCTCGAGCACCAGCGTTCCACCCAGCACGGCGAGCACGCTGGTCACGTTTCCGTCGTGGAAATACAGGCTGAGGGGAATCGAGATCAGCAGGACCACGGCGAAAGACCCCAGTCCGGCTAGTGAGCTCACGCTGTGAAGCTGCCGGAGCTGGCGATCGTCAAGTTGCGGGCCGTTCACAATCGCCGCACCGACGCCGCCTTCCGTGATCAAAAGCATGAAGCGCGTGATTACGGTCAGGACCGCCAGATAGCCGTAGTCCGCAGGGACCAGGAGCTTCGCAGTCAGCAGCGTGACGAACCACGACAGGAGCTGGATGGCCCATTTCACCCCGCCGGTCCACGCCACGCCGTGGGCGAGGCGGGCATCCATGCTCTGGCGTGCTGCGGTCATTCCTGGCGCATGCTCCGCAGACGCCTCTGGCGCGTGAAGGTCGGCCCGCTCAAGCACGACTTGATCGAACTGCCGCGAGCGCCGGAAGTCGGGATCGAGTCCGGCGTTGGCGCACGTGACCAACTGGCACCGTCTCCGGTGACCTTACCCGAAGGACACCTTCCATCATCGCGGTCAGTGCGACCGCGCCGAACAGCAGGTAGCTATAGGCGTGCGACAGGAACATCGCCGCGACCAGATAGCCCACCAACGCCGCCGCAAACTCCGGACGACGAACCGGCGACCGACGGGGCCAGAAGGCCGCCGCCAGCACGACGCTTCGCCCGAGCAGGTAGATCAGGAGACCGCCGCCAATCATGCCCAGTTCAGCCAATGCCTGCACGATGGTGTTGTGGGCCGTGTGCCATGCGCCGCGTGAGCCGACTTCCTCGAAATCGCGCCCCAGTTGCGCCTCGAATGTTCCCGGCCCGACTCCGGTCAGCGGATTCCGTGCCGCAAACACCAGTCCGCGCTTCCAAAGGTAAATGCGGCCGGAGTTGCTCGTCGTGTTGTAGTCTTCCTCGAGTGACAGCAGCGAGGCCGCGCGCTCCCTCATCACCGACGGGGCCAACCGCCAGCCAAGGGGAACCACCGCTAGTCCGATGACGAAAGCCAACAGGAGGCGTGTGGGTGAGAGCGCAAGAAGCAACACGAGCGTGCCGGCGACGAGGGCGAGGAATCCGCCGCGCGAACCCGTCTGCATCAACACCGTGAGAATCGACAGCGCGCTGGCCGCCGCGACAAGGCGAGCGAGCAGTGGTCCGCGAAGCACCCCGCCAATGGCGAGCGGCAACGCGAGCGCCATCAGACCGCCAAGGTCGTTGGAGTCGTAGCTGCCTGACGAGGTCACGCGACTGCCTTCAACCACATTGCCTTGCAGCACGAGCAGGATGGCCGTGATGGCGGTGAGCGCGCTGAACCAGCGAACCACGCGGTCGAGAACCGGCAGCGATGGCGCGGTGAGGCTCGCCAACAGGACGAGCGCCATCCCCCACGGCATCACCATCGCAATGCCGACCGAACGTCCTCTCCAGATCGACGTGGGAACCAACGCAATCACGATGAGTCCATACAGGATGGTCAGGCGCACCTGGGTATTGCCGAATGCACGTCGCCAGGCCGCCCAATTCGACCGCATGAGGTGCAGGACGATGATCGCCGAGGTCAGCGTGACCACCGGTTTTGCCGCGGCGATCGGCGGCCACAGTTCTCCCATGCGGATCACGACGAGCGCGAAGAGCACGACCGTCGCGATCCACGCCGCCGACCATCCTTCGCTTGCGCGCGACGCCGCAAGCGGTCGCCGCCTCCCGACTGACGCACCCTGAGTCGCCGCCATCGTCACGCGGCCGCCCTCGGACGCCGCTCGACATCGGCCGGCGGAATGCGCATGACGCGAGAGGCACTCCGCCCAATCGCACGATACCACTCCACGGTGCGACGGAACGCCTCGTCGATGGACACGCCCGGCACAAACCCGGTCGCGCGGGCCTTCGCGGAACTGAACTGCGTCTGGTCGGACGCCAGCTTGCGCACGCGCGCCCGGCTGACCGGCAGCGAACGGCCGAGCAGGCGACTCGCGACTTCGAACGGCGACGCAAGCAGCAGTGCGACCGACATGGGAACCTGAATGGACGGCAGCGACCGACCCAGCGCGTCGGCCAGCTTCATGGCAATCTGCGCACTCGTCAGGTCTGGTGATTCGACCCAATTGAAGGTGTCGATGCCGCCCCGATGACGCCTCCATGCCCAGAGCGTGAAGTCGCAGAGGTTCTCGACGTACGACAGGCTCTTGATGTTCGAGCCGCTTCCGACCTGCAGGAACATCCCCGAATCGATCTGCCGAAGCAGGGAGTACATGTTCGCGAAGTTGTTGGGGCCGAAGGTGACGCTGGGACGGATGATCAGCGCATCCACCTGTCCGGCCGCGACAGCTTTCTGCAGCACGCCCTCCGCATCCCACTTCGAACGACCGTAGGGATTCTCCGGCATCGACGGCGAGCGCTCGTACCGCACGGTGGGGCCACTGCCGTACACGGCCGCCGAGGAGTAATAGCAGATTTTCCGCAGGCCGCGCCGTGTCATCTCGCGCACGAGCAACTCGGTCGATCCGACGTTGACGTCGAAGTACGTCTGCTCGGCGATGCCGGCGTCATGATGCGCGGCGGCGAGGTGCAGGACCGCTTCGCATCCGTCCATGGCATCACGGACGGTGTCGGCGTCGCGCACATCGCCTCGCACGAAACGAACGCCCGGGGGCGACCCGATCCGCGGATGCAGGTCGAGCAGCGTCAGTTCATGCCCCTGCTGCAGCAGACGGGCGCACACGTG
The genomic region above belongs to Gemmatimonadaceae bacterium and contains:
- a CDS encoding O-antigen ligase family protein gives rise to the protein MLFALVVIRMGELWPPIAAAKPVVTLTSAIIVLHLMRSNWAAWRRAFGNTQVRLTILYGLIVIALVPTSIWRGRSVGIAMVMPWGMALVLLASLTAPSLPVLDRVVRWFSALTAITAILLVLQGNVVEGSRVTSSGSYDSNDLGGLMALALPLAIGGVLRGPLLARLVAAASALSILTVLMQTGSRGGFLALVAGTLVLLLALSPTRLLLAFVIGLAVVPLGWRLAPSVMRERAASLLSLEEDYNTTSNSGRIYLWKRGLVFAARNPLTGVGPGTFEAQLGRDFEEVGSRGAWHTAHNTIVQALAELGMIGGGLLIYLLGRSVVLAAAFWPRRSPVRRPEFAAALVGYLVAAMFLSHAYSYLLFGAVALTAMMEGVLRVRSPETVPVGHVRQRRTRSRLPALAAVRSSRA
- a CDS encoding NAD(P)-dependent oxidoreductase, with the protein product MTRTDVEDRRESPLPTRILVTGGTGFIGGHVCARLLQQGHELTLLDLHPRIGSPPGVRFVRGDVRDADTVRDAMDGCEAVLHLAAAHHDAGIAEQTYFDVNVGSTELLVREMTRRGLRKICYYSSAAVYGSGPTVRYERSPSMPENPYGRSKWDAEGVLQKAVAAGQVDALIIRPSVTFGPNNFANMYSLLRQIDSGMFLQVGSGSNIKSLSYVENLCDFTLWAWRRHRGGIDTFNWVESPDLTSAQIAMKLADALGRSLPSIQVPMSVALLLASPFEVASRLLGRSLPVSRARVRKLASDQTQFSSAKARATGFVPGVSIDEAFRRTVEWYRAIGRSASRVMRIPPADVERRPRAAA